From Benincasa hispida cultivar B227 unplaced genomic scaffold, ASM972705v1 Contig387, whole genome shotgun sequence:
TGTTTGGCTTTGTCATGATCAGCTTCAAGTTTATGAACATTCTCTTTTAAAGCAACAAGTCCAGCTGCACAAAGGATGCCAATTTGCCTCATTCCACCACCCAATGTTTTCCTAACCCTTTTTGCCtattattaaacacaaaatttcaaaatatttgcaAAAGAGGGTGGTTTTAAAAGGTGGAAAATACTTAAAAGGTAAGTTGAATCGATGATTggttaaattatatgttttgaTTCTTTAGATTTTAAAGTTGAACAATCAAATTTCCGACAATTAAAAAATGCTCGATTTTGGCCTCTTAATTAATAAAAGTCGTTAATTACTAACGAATGTGTTTGATgtcatattttaaaaacaaaataaaattttatttttattaaaaaaaagcttTCACTCTCTCTAATCTTTCTCCTTTACCTTCCCAACTTGTGCTCTACTTCATCCCCTTCCCTCCATTCTGACGGTGATAATTggatctcttcttcctcttctcatGTCTCTAGTATACAATGCATAtgagaaataaatgaatgagGAAAAAGTCTGGTTACATCTATCTTTTGTACAATCTCGCTGGCATCCAATAGTAATGACTTTGTTTAGGAGCATTAGATTAGGTATAGCCGCAGCCTAGGCTGCATCTAATCATTATCCAAGAAATAGTTGTTTGTCATCTAGATTTGGAACAACAAAAGATACTCTCTCTCTCATACATGACTTGAGTTATTGATGGAccaagaacaagaagaagaagaaaaaatggagagagaaagaagaagatatgTAAAGGAGGGGCGTAACATTAGTGTTGTCGCCCACATCGGAGTGAAGGGAAGGAGAGTGATGAGGCACCGGTTGAGATAGAGAGGAGGAAAGGGAAGGTGAGGGGAGGGAGAGATTATTTGCTTAAAAAAAGTCAATTTCTTCATTAGTAATCGATTATTTCTATTAATTGAAGAATCAAAATCGAGTATTTTCTAAATGTTGGAGACTTGATTGATCAACTTTGAAGTTTATAACCTACCTTGATACAAATGTCATGAGTGATTTACCCAAAATTGCATGATTAATGGTGACCTATTAAAAGAAATGCTTTTGAAAAAAACACTCAAAAAAATTTTAAGTGCTTTAAGTGAAACCAGTTCATATATAACTTTTTTGCCCcctttccatagaaatttataggaaaaagttaattaatttattttcaaaattcatccaAACTCATTTTTACTTTCTAAACATATTTCACGATTGTCATTTTAGCTTGGATTAGATTTCATTTCTCAATGGAAGGAAGTAATTCCAAATATATAATAACCTAGGCTACCAAACTATCTTCAAGAGAGCTTCAAAATTCCTAAAATGGgttatattgaaattttaatttaaaaataccaATTCAAACACATTCTCATACATACCATAAAtatgacccaaaaaaaaaataaaaccactACCTTGGCAATAAAGTCTTTGGAACCCACAATAACTGATCCAACAGGTGCACCCAAACCTTTTGATAGACATACCTAATGAGCCAACATCAAAGCTTGatataatgttgtttttttgtgAAGGTTGAATTTCCTCAATggttatttaataaaaacaaattattaaatGAAAGTAATAAGGATAGAGAAACGTTTTAGAGCACAATGTATATAAACATACTGATACTGAGTCAGCTGCTTGTACCAATCGATCAACTGGAACACCAAGtgcctgaaaaaaaaaatattttttttaacgtAAGAAAATCTTTTTGGTAGGATGTTATTTAAAAAGTCCAAAAATCAAGTCTCGGAAAAagattatttataaataatactCACGATTGAAGCATTGAAAATACGAGCTCCATCAATATGAAGTTTGAGGTTATGCTTCTTAGCTAACTCTCCAACTTCATCAGTATATTCTACTGAAAGGCATTTTCCACCGGTGCTGCATTTAATCATAGTTAGTTTTTAATCATGAAGTATATCTTACGATAcgtaaaagtaaaaaaaaaaaaaaaaaaaccaacagcGAAAATCTTTAAGTACTTACTTTAtcccaaatatttttaaaatatttattttagttctcaTAAATCAATCTCTTTAAGGATGTTTTGGACCtacttttcatgtttttttctttctctatttaattttacaatacTCCCTTTTTTGACATTAGACTTCCAAGTATTCCTATTAGTCAATATATTCTCTCATACTTTTTGGATCCTCTTCTTACTATTTTGTTCGTTTTTCCTTTATAGATcctctttgttttattttctctttttttcattaataaaaaaataagtaaattgaaatttaaaggCATATTATATACGTATCATTTAACAAATACAAATCATTCtcgaaataataataattaccttttttttacattttttttctttgatcttctacataaaattaaaacactgttatcaaatttataaaattccACAATGTTTTAGAAGATACAACAACgtttcatatataaaaaaaaaaagataaatgtaTATCATTATTAAAGTTATTTATAATCTACTCTAACTAAAGTCcatttaaaaatagaaataaaaatattttacttcatctttttaattacttttaaacTTCATGTCCCATATTTACTAAAgaattatatatttcttttaaccATTTATAATTTACCTTATGAAATTAGGTTTTGTATCCAACACATTTAATAttcattataaattaataaaataaaatgtatatataatcttagttattatctttttaattacttttaaatttcatgtcaaATATTTACCTTTTAAATTCAACTAAAAGTATATctgtttcaaaatttatattagaGTTTTAACCACTTGTATGACACGTAGTCTCTAACTGGTATATAAGAAACAAATTGACTTAATTTCAAGTAATTAACAGATAAATATCTATCACTCAGCTCGAACATAATTAGACGGACAAGATATGaattagataattaaaaaataactataatagtaataataaaaatatgttgaTGTCAAGGTCttgtaaatataatttttattaaattataagttcaGTCTGCTCACGGTTTACATTTGTGTATATTTCTTCAATgttgtttattttaaattataataaatctttaaacatTTTCCATTATCTATCTACCAGATCTTTTCCAATTAACGTTgtaattagtttaatatatatttgagaAATTATTCTAAACGAccaaactgttgaaaatatttacaaatagaaacaaaatatcatagtctatctgtgatagactaTGATAGATCGCGATAAATTACTATCTGTATCTATCGTCATACAGATAGAAATAGATAATAGTCTATTGTGGTCAATCGCAGATAGACGAtaaatttttgctatatttgtaaatattttggtttatcttcctatatttgaaaagaaaacttaATATTTgcatttctaaaatattttaggTTCAAAAAGTGTTAGTCCCTAGATATTCATTAATATGATACAATTTAATCCCTCAACTTTGATTTGTAACAATTTACTCCTTTTCAAacatgtaacaatttagtctttaaattttagtaTGTTACAACTTAGCttctataatttaaaatttataataactTAATCCATATCATAAGATCttctattaaaattaactatcaatttttaataatttaaggaTGTAGACTTTGTAGCATATAATAAACATATTGGGTCcctaattaatttattcatcAACCTATGCAATAAATCCCAACAAATCTTAACACTAAGTCTCATAGTAGAgtaaaattgttacaaattttaaagaataagaactaaattattgTTTCATACTAAAATTCAATGATTAAATTgttgtaaaattaaaagtttaaggacgtCTAAATCATTACAGACcaaagtttagaaactaaattgtaacttttgtaaaaattcaaggaccaaaacttgtttttaatgttattaaaaaaaaaaaaaaaagaactattacCTCTATTTTATTCGTCTAAAATTTACCTATCATATTATCTATAAATAAACAATCCACATACattttacaataaatattaaactataatgaCTAGAGGGACTTATTAGGATGCAAAATTGGACCAACCACAACTAAAAATTAAgtcccatttgataactatttgactttttttttttaatctttacaaattaaatatgcaaatacttatttcatttttaaattgttttatctATAtccactttttaccaatattttcaaaaaccaagtcaaGTTTGAGAGCTAAAAAAGTAGacctcgtttggtaatcatttgattttttattttttatttttgaaaattaagcatattttctctcaatttcttaccatgTGCCCCGATGTCGTATAGAAGACTCTAACTACTCAGTTAAGTAGGTCAATGAAAGTTCCTATTCGGCACATTGTCAACCCTAAGATTTTGGGCAATGAGTTCCGATTTTTTTaggtaaaagagttgaattcttagccaaattcaaaaattaaaaacaaatttctaaaataacaaaataagaaactTAGAGGTAAAAAAGATGctcataggcttaattttcaaaaactaaaaggCAAAAACCAAATGGTCACAAAAAAAAGTCCataatttctataaatatatatatatatatatatatatatatatttaattttgactaAGAActcaattcttttaattaaattgagaGGACGTaagcttaattaaaaaaaaaaaatgaaaagcaaAGGGTTACCAAActtgaataaaaaatagaaaaataattgtaaaattaaatatagtaATACTTACTTTGCATGTGTGTTTTCTAAACAAATGAGCCTTGTTGTTGGGAAGAAGAGTTCGCCCTTTGGATTTCTAATGGCAGCTTCAACCAAATCAATATCCATTGTTCCATCATCTTTGTTCTTCACCGTTCTTGAATGGACTCCTCCAATGGTTGCAATGCCTCCATTTTCCAATATGTGAATATGAGAATTGTCTCCAAGAATCACTTCACTCCCTCTAATGTCACAGTGTACAAGAACACTTATAAGATTCCCCATTGTGCCTGAGGGAACAAACAACCCTCCTTCTTTCCCCATTATCTTTGCCATCTCTTCTTCTAACTTGAGGGCAATTGGGTCATTTCCCAACACATCATCGTCTACCTCCGCAATTGCCATTGCAGCTTGCATTGTCTCGGTCGGTTTTGTCACCGTGTCGGACCGTAGATCCACCTTCCTATCCACCATTTTTATCGACTACTATACTCTagagataattttttaaaagaacgATCATAGTTAGCCACTAAAAGAATCATTATACCAAACATGTTAGCTTTTCGTATGAGGAGTATTAACCTCTTGTAGCGTAGTAGAAGTCACAAAATGGTTGTGTAAAATAATGATCTAAGATAAACGGAAAAACGTAGAATCTTTTATTTGGCAGTTAAGATCATCAAAAAGgtgtttgaaaaagaaaaaaaaacaattacgAAAcgtattc
This genomic window contains:
- the LOC120069412 gene encoding probable low-specificity L-threonine aldolase 1, producing the protein MVDRKVDLRSDTVTKPTETMQAAMAIAEVDDDVLGNDPIALKLEEEMAKIMGKEGGLFVPSGTMGNLISVLVHCDIRGSEVILGDNSHIHILENGGIATIGGVHSRTVKNKDDGTMDIDLVEAAIRNPKGELFFPTTRLICLENTHANTGGKCLSVEYTDEVGELAKKHNLKLHIDGARIFNASIALGVPVDRLVQAADSVSVCLSKGLGAPVGSVIVGSKDFIAKAKRVRKTLGGGMRQIGILCAAGLVALKENVHKLEADHDKAKQLASGLHQIKGLKIDPKSVETNIIFFEIEDDYGISMETLCKSLEERGIFMMLESQIRARIVLHHQISTSDVQYTLSCFQQTLNGIKVENGN